Part of the Hevea brasiliensis isolate MT/VB/25A 57/8 chromosome 16, ASM3005281v1, whole genome shotgun sequence genome is shown below.
attagatttttttttgtcCCTATTCTTCTCTCAtggatttaaaattaatttttttttttagctttttaatttgtttaaaaattaagtaaaaaatatatttttaaagcaattataataacaaaattaattacatataaaaattaattttattcattttaaatttatatttttaaaaatgttatttttattgtCTAATCAAACATTAATCTTGTTTTTCTTTCAAAATAGCAATAAAAAAACCCCAAAAGAatctttatattataaaatttgaatgaaatttatttttttaatttacaaaaatctttgatttattaagaattttaaaaattaatttatactcTCGCATTAATTTATACATCTTAAAAAaggtaatttatatattatttatcatttaaagagaaaaaaaaaaagaaaatttcaacttaatttcctattttaaaagaaaaacttttgttaaactaaaaaattatagaaatcaaattagttacaaaaccttcttacaatattaaatttttcataaataaaaaaCCAAATACAAGCCTAGAAGATACAGTTATGTTTGGTAAAGTGTAATATAATGCAATATGATCaattatataatgtaattaaagtTGTATTGTAATATAATGTAATTATCATTACATACCTATATTGGTAgcgaaataaaaatataagtaatgcaataataatttttattttaatatttaatttttttataatgttaataataagtAATAGTAGTTGCAATTATTAGTAGTTGAGTGGTAGTAGTGGCTATATGATAGTGGTGGTGGCAACAGTTATAATTAATAATAGTAGTGGTAGCAAAGTGAAATAGCAGTGGTAGTGATAGTAGTTAGGTAGTGGTGAGAAAAGTGATGTGGTGATAATATtaacaataaatataaaaaaaataaaaataaataattatgattatatctatttttgtatgtaattatgattatattattttaaatataattaattatattatgtaattataattttattatgttatttttttatattattaaataatataattaaatatataatataataatgatTATATTACAACTTTGATTACGCCTACTAAATATAATAGGTGAACAATTATTGTAATAGGACATTTAAATTGATTAAATGGCAAGAAGCATGTTCcttttaatgataatttttaatCATTATTTAACTCGATGATTATTTTATAAGCTCAATATGATAATCACCGACTCAAAATCCATTATAAAACaaaatttttccttatttttctaattaacaactaaataaaatttcaacaaataagCAGCACAAATCTtcaaaaattgagaaaaaaatataaatactcCAAcagaaaataaattcaatttttattagcATAAAACTAAAAAAGAACAAGATAGGGTTAGCAACTCATAGCTGcctaaatatcaaagaaaacaaagaaataaataaaataaaaaaaagcgaGCTAGCGTAAAAATACTACTCTGGATGtgcaagaaaaggagagaaaacaaaataaatggagaaaaaaatgaggaaaagaggacagaaaatataaaataataattattttactctAATTATTTTTCCTCCTTTTAAAGAGATAATAATTTAATCTAAAGAAAAAAACAATTGCAATAtactttttaatatatttttatgtttATAATTGCAATATACTTTTGAAATATATTTTTATGTttacttattaaattattaaagaaatataaatttaaaatttgggTGAATGTTATTGTAAAGTTATATCGTAGAAatctaatttataaaattaaggataaaataataattttaaaaatacaattattttcctttcactCTCTTctctttcaaaattaaaaaataaatatatttatcttatttttttattttagaaaatattatttttctttcttcctcATTACATATTGTAGGCTAGAAATATAAGATAACTGCCAATTAGATGTAGTCTGGCTAGACTTTCTTTACATTTAAAACATAGGGAGGAATAAAGTTTCAAATTTGAATTTCCCTATTTAttcattataaaataatttattttatgatgAAAAATGGGAGATTATCACTTTCCGTTGTAATAAAAAAAAGACTAAATGATTAAAAAGATTAAAATCTTTatgaaattttcaatttaaatcaatcttttaatttattaatttatcctCAAATTTTCACATTAGCTTTAATTTTAGTAATTAgattaattgaattatttaattgataaaaataacttaaatatttACTTTAGGAAATCCTTTTTTTATATCGAATTTAGTAGATATTATCAAAttggtaaaaatattattttaattaatttttatatcattttgaaatttataattgcttttattttatttatattatttatttatgttttatatttaaatatttaatattttttacttaaatttgaaataagatattaagaaatatataaattaaaaatataaatcgaaaaaaatagaaaaattaaaaattaagttaatgatgttaaatatattatttatttattaattttttttattaatataaaatttattaaaattaatgaaaataataaattattgaataaattaagaaaattataaaaaataattaaaattgataatgaatgaaaaatttaaattatttttatctattgatgagtttaattatttttaattaaatttattactaaaaattaaaataaattaaaataatttatgattaaattgatgaaataaaaaattttgactaaaattaataattgaaataaagattttttatttaaaaaaaaaattataaaatagtaaataaactaatttagaataaaattaaaaaaaaatcaaaatataaaataagaatattagaGAAAGGAAGGGCGCTGGGGCTGAGACTGAGCCGCCCAGTACAACGCAAGAATCTAATTATACttaacaattaattaattaagtattaAAATATGAGAGAGGGCTTTTGTCATTAAAAAGTTTCCTTTCCATTTCTATGCTTTCTTTCTTCATTTAATATTCCATCTTCAATCGAACCTTCTAAAAGGCTCTCTCTTTCTCTGCTCTCTCTCCAATGAGTTTTTCTTCATGAATTTGAAATTTACAGCTCTTtacattcatttttttttttttttctaatatggTTCATGGGTTTTCGATTTCAGCTTCCACTCTCTATCTGCTTCAGTATTTAGTTGAAATTTGACTGCACAGGTAAGAGTCTTCAATTACGTTATTTTCCCAATTTCTCTTCACAAGTTTTGCTTGTTTGGTTGCTTAGAAACTTTATGAAACCTTTTCTTGCAGTCTTTATTATCTATACCATGCGTAATCAACAAACTTTGTTGAATTAGCTAGCTTTGAACCCGCCATCATCTTCGAAAGTTTTTGGGCATTTGTTTATTATGCCCAGATTAGATCTTTACTTTAGTCAATATGGAGTACAGTGGAAAAGGAAGAGATGCTTTTCTTTACATATTGCTTATTTTGGTATAAAACCCACTTGTGTTTTTAATCTGCTTTCTGGCCTAACCTACTATTTGAGCAGCTTCTGATTGAAAGCTCTTGAGCCTGAATTCCTTAACTTTCAcatttttcttttgaaatttcatGTGAGGTGGGAAAGCACACTGGTTAATGTCTGAGTTTAGTTCATATGAATGCTTTACCACACTTTACGTCTTTCAGAATGGGAAGGAAAGTAAAGTGTTAAGTGTCATGCTTTACTTGTGATTCATCTGCTTTTATGGGTTCTCCTACCTCTaccattatttaatattttccCATTTTTCTCTGCAGAAATTTCTCTGAAATTACTAGAAGGTGTGACCCATCAGCTAACCTTTTGATAAGAGAAAAGGTCAGATGGTGTATCTTATGTTCATTAGTAATATACACACGTAATTATATTTATGTATTTATATGTTATATAGGCCATCAATTTCTAAAGCTTTTGGAGAGTTCTGGTGGGTCTTTGGATGTTGCTCGTGAATGACCTGCAACTTTTGCTTTGTTGGTTGGGACATTTATTTAGTTCTCTTTATGGTTTGCTTAGTGGTTGTCCTCGACTTTCCCTTGTGATTTTTGACTACATTCTTTGAACTTGATTGTTTGAATTATTTTCATATCATTGGAATCACTAGCTAACCTGTTCTGTGTTTTTGAATCACTGCTGTTCTTTGTGAGCAAGTTTCTATATGCCAAATAACTCTCTTTTATTTGGGTTATTGACTTTTTATCACTTGGATTGGTATAGTAATTTTAGAAAATGGGGTGCCTAGTGTCTACACCGAAGGATTCTGGTGGAAACAGAAGGAGACCAGGAAGTATAGGGGAAGTTTTTGTTTATATACCTGGTTTTCGGATACCAAAAGCTGTTGATGTCTCTGTGTCACTTGGTGATCACTTGTCAACGAATTTAGTGGAACGTTTATCAGCTTTAAGAACCCGAATTGTAGTTATGGCTGGCCAAGAAGCACCAACAGTCACAAGAACAAAGAGAAAAAGTGCTACCCAGCATGGTAGGTTGTAAGAAACTTAGATGTGCCTATCATAGTAGATTGGTAGTGGATTCGGTTATTCATATTTCAAACTAATTTTGTGTTCGAAGGAGGTTCAACTTTGGCTGATCTTCATCAGGCTCTTGAAGATTACTTGCCTGTTCTTTTGGGATTAGTTAAAGATGGAAGCCATCTACAACACAAGCTGCAGTTTGTGTGGATAAATCAAGAGGATGACACAGAGGTGGGAGAGTGAGACAGTTTACCATTTATTATCTATTAATAGGATTCCTttgccattttcttttatttcatccaGCTTGTAGTTCCATTCATATGCATTGAAGAATGGCGGATTTGATATGTAATTGTAATTTTGCAGGAAACAGCCATGTCTAATGCATGGTATGAGGTGTTGTCAGTTTTGCACTTAATGGCAATGCTATTACTATCACAGGCAAACTTGTTACTTCTTCCAAGAATATCCGCTGATGGTTATCAGCCAAAAGTATCAGCAGGTAGGTATTTACAGCAAAATATTAAATATGTGCTGCATGTGAACTATATGTTCATTTGTATCCAACTTTTTTTTTTGCCCAGATAAATCCTGCTCTATCTTGTAATgttaaactttaaaaattttaatgttcCTAAACTTTTCCTAGAATTAGTTTCTTTCTCTTCTTTGAATGTTGAATTTTTCCTTTGTTTGGATATTGGGCCTTGGGAGACTAAGTGCTGGCACACAGCAGGCTATATTTCATATTTCTGATTAAGCctacaaaatttttgcaattaattaaTTTGCATACTCAATGTCATCAGTAGCAATAGATTGATCTATATATCAGACTAAAAGTAATAATCTGATACGCTAATAACccagaaaaaaaattcaaatctttGATTCTATTTCCAATTATATTCGATCATGTTAATCTTGTCAATCTTATACACAATTTTTTCATATTTGTGTCAATTGTTGTCAAACTCGTTTAGTCATGCTAAAATTCTCAAGTTGCTAATATgacatttttttttccaaaaaaaaaaaaaaatcatattagcATTTGATATGTAATAATGAAGTCTTAAGCCCTACAGAAAATAAAATTATCCATAATACAAAACAGTTATTTAGGATTGCATATGCAATAAAAAATATGCAAAATATTATGTTTTGGAATGAAATAAGAATGACTGGACAAATTTTCTAATATCCTGTAAGTATAataaattatttcaattaaaaatgttattttaacTGTGTAAATGCTATGTAAAAGAAATCCAGATCTCAAAATTTGCATCATAATAATAACTAAATTATCTGATATTTGTGTGACTGAGATTGTTTGATTCTCTACTCATGATTGTTGTATCTCGGAATGTTAGTTTTGACATTTCGAATCACTCATGATCCATAAACTGGATTATACAATCTAGATTGCAAGTCAGTAGGGATGCTACAATTTTTGACAGGGCTTTCTTGTGAGTTTCAAATGTTTTCAGAACTGGACAAGAGTAGTCACTAGACTAGTTGGTTTGATTAAGGTGGTTCTAAATCAATCAGGTGACCTGTTTGGTAGACCTTCAGAACTGGAGATGATCCAACCCAATCAAAGATTAGTTTACCTAGAAAACTTGACTGTATATTATTTGACCTGGTCTGAGTTTGTTAATCTGAGTTTAGTTATCATGATTAGTTGGTTTGGTTGTAATTGGTCCATCAGGGTATTTAAGAATTTGTCGGGTACCTTCAAAACTAGAAATGATCAAATCCATTCTAAGGTCAGTTGTTCTTAGTAGGGAATAGGCAGCTTTGGGATATGAACTGGAGTTGGTTCTAGGAATAAGTTTGGCTTCCTACTGAAATAGCTGCTCCAGTTTGATAATGAACAAATATTGAGCTAGATTAAAAAGTCATATTGTAAAAATTTACTGTTTTCAGTCCATTATTCAGTATCTCTTTTAACAGAGTGTTTTCAATTAGATTTTCTTCAAGCATGCATATTTATGATTGAGGTTTCcagctaaaaatttcaattttgtggTACTAAATTTGGTTTCACTTATGAACTTTTTTCCTCAAGAAGGAAGGATGATCTCAAACAACATGTCAACTTTCTTTTCTTCTCAAGAATTTCATTCAGGAAGATGATGCAAGGTGTTAGCATCAATTAGCAATCAGTTTTTTAAGCTGTCAGCAGATGAGGGTGTGCTTGGATTAATATTTACTTTTTAGTTGCTTTTGGCAGAAAGTTAGTTCAATTATTTACATCTGTTACAAGCAGTTGGTTGTCTTGGGTTGTAACTGAATGATTGAATAAAGGAGACCCTGGTTTTCTTTGCAAGGCATATGAGAAATCTCAATAAAGATTAATTTGTTCCTCAATATTCCTTCTCTTTCTTTCCCTTCTTTGTTGCCCTTTCCTCTTTCTGGatttctcctttctttcctcAGTGCTATACTGTTCTTAGTCCTTGAATTTCAGTTTGTCTGATGGGTTTTAATGCACAACACAAGGCAATAATTGTTATGAAGAGCAACTTAAGTTCCTAACTAGTCAGTAGAAAAAGCAGAACTGCAAGTACAGGTGTCAAAGCATCATATTAAACATTCATAAAATAAGTATGATCTACATAGTTGCAGATCTTCAAAAATTTCCAACCAGTGTGGTAgtcaatgaagaaaaaaaaaaaaagaagctgcTATTTCTGTTGGAGTGTAAATTTCAGCCgagtattttatttttgttttgtaGACAATTATTATGCCATAATTAGATAGGTTGAACCAACACTAATTTAGGGAATTAATTTTAGTTAGGGATATTTTTACTTAAATCCTTTaaatttaattgggattttttttattaggttttatttttatttctgatGTTGTAGTTGACTTGGTTCCCATATAAAGACACATTGAAGAGTACTTATGGAAGAATTGGAGTAACATgaatctttcttttctattctattcctccattaattttttttcaataacCTTCTTTCCTCTAATTTCATCATTTCTATATGTTATCtcctctttcttctcttttctcattCTTTTCTCATGCACCACTTAAATTTCTTTTCCATTTTACATaagttttgtttttctttctcttgggACAGAGAGCAGGCGGGcatccattgatattttcttgAAGGCTGCAGGATACCTGGATTGTGCTGTCCATCATGTGCTCCCACAGTTTCCTGCTGCACTAAGGTTGATATTAATGAAAGTTGTACCAAATGGAGCTGCTTGCGCTGTCATTACAAGTTTATTCTGACTTTATTGGCTTTTGGTTGTAGGAGAGATTTGCCCGTGGATTTGGTAGAAGGAGTTCTTAGAGCACTTTCCCTGCAAGCATTGGGGCAGGTACTGCATTATTTTCTGGAGGGTTAATTACTAAAGCACTTTAGTCCCGGTTATTGTCCCAATGGTATCATTAGTGAAGAATATAAGACTTTGACGGACTAAAGTGTTTTATGAAGTAATAATTCCGAGATTAATGtgcaattaaattttaaactatAGGGACCAAAATATAGAATTGAATTTAAAAAGTTACAGACTAAAGTATAAAGGGAAAATTCATAATTTTACTGTCAAGGACTAAAGTGTTGGTTCATTAATAAACCTTATAGACGAAAAGTGCTAATTTTGAAACAACAGTTACCAAAGTGCATTTTACGGCAAACTCAAGGATTTATTTTTTGGTAATTAACCTCTTTCTGGATGGATATATTTGTTGAAGTGCAATATTTTACACTCTATTTTAGGCTGGATGTGTAAATTATCCATGTAAAGTCTTGTGGCACCATAAACTTTTCTTTTGATCTATTCAACACCtcaacttatatatatatgtgtgtgtgtgtgtgtgtgtgtgtgttcaaCACctcaacttatatatatatatatatatctgtgtgtgtgtgtgtgtgtgtgtgtgtgtgtgtgtgtgtgttggttCATTAATAAACCTTATAGACGAAAAGTGCTAATTTTTAAACAACAGTTACCAAAGTGCATTTGACGGCAAACTTAAGGATTTATTTTTTGGTAATTAACCTCTTTCTGGATGGATATATTTGTTGAAGTGCAATATTTTACACTCTATTTTAGGCTGGATGTGTAAATTATCCATGTAAAGTCTTGTGGCATCATAAACTTTTCTTTTGATCTATTCAACACCtcaacttatatatatatgtgtgtgtgtgtgtgtgtcaacttatatatatatgtgtgtgtcaacttatatatatatgtgtgtgtgtgtcaaCTTatatctgtgtgtgtgtgtgtgtgtgtgtgttatctattaaacacaaatttatattgtgtgtgtgtgtgtgtgtgtgtgtgtgttatctattaaacacaaatttatattgtgtgtgtgtgttatCTATTAAACACAAATTTATATGGTCAATGAGTTGTGTGAATACATGTGAATCTGCATTTAATAATGTTGTTATGAGTAATAACTAccatttgagagagagagagagagagagagagagagagagagtgtgtgtgtgtgtgtgtgtgtgtgtgttatctATTGAACACAAATTTATATGGTCAATGAGTTGTGTGAATACATGTGAATCTGCATTTAATAATGTTGTTATGAGTAATAACTAccatttgagagagagagagagagagagagagagagagagagagagatggtggAGAATGAATGaaacagttaaaaaaaaaaaaataaaattatttttgttgTCAGGGGTACCACAAAACTTTTTAGGTATAATTCATGTGTTAGTTTATGTATTCAGCCCTCTATTTTGCTTAAAATTGCACACAAAATTTTCACTTATTTTTTTCCACTAATTTGAGGTGTCAAACCTATGCCTGAGTATCTTTGTAATACTTGGGTGCTCAAAAATAAATTGATGAGATGAAGTAACTATACTTGATATGAACAACTGCAAACTGCATGTCAAAGCTTATGTGGTATATAGGAAACCTTTCTTGTGTCCACTTTCTCGAACACGCGTAATATTTGTTCACCTGCTGCCTGTTATcaatcattttcttttttttctttttttaatgggACAAAAGTTCAATTTGGCCCCGTATATGGCACAAAGGCTCAATTAGACACAAATAATTTTTGTGGCCAAATTGATATTAGACTTggcaaatttgatcaatttttgtATCAATTTGACACAAATTTGGAATTTGAGACACACAACACAAGAGAGTTGCATGAGATCTAGCATATTGGAATGACAAATTACGTTTTTGTCCTTGATACTTTATGAAAATAATTACGTCATTTTTtcaagattttttttaaaataatatttttttcaaagAATATTTTCAAAATGTGTTGGAATTGTtgaatattattgaatttttttttaattttaattttcaattttaaggtGAAATTGAGAGACTAAAAAAAtgaattgatattttgttatttttattttcaaaatttttgtcatTTTTGTTGTTTTTTTGGGAGGGAAGGCATAGAGAAGGATGTGGTAAAGGAGAGCAATTTGGGAGATAAAGAGCAACCAAATTGTGGCTTTTATTAACCTGGGGAACTAAATTGTAAAATGCCAAATTTGATCTAGGGTGCATGTAGCACACATTCCATTTGTGTGTCAAATTGATCCAATTTGCCAAGTTCAGTGTCAATTTGGTAGTGTGAGTTATTTTTCCGTCATATTGAGTCTCGGCGCCAAATACAATGGCCAAATTGGCCTTTTATCCTTCTGTTATATGTTGGAGTGACACAACTAATCTTGACTTTATTTTCTAATAGAATACTCCATTTTGTTTATTTACCTTTAATTTATACTGTTCACTAGGAGTAGACTTCTTGAGGATGCATGATATTCAATTTTAAATTGCTCGAGTCTGCTCTATCCAACTCAATCTGGGCAGGTCATCACATGGATCCTTTTTCTCATTTTGCTGTTTCCAAAACCAAATTTTCTGTAAGGTCTGAGATCAGATAGCTTTTACCACTTCCAGCTCACATTCTTATCTTTCTAATCAGAAATTTGAATGACAGAGTACAAGGAATTTTGTTCACTATTCTTTTGACAATTTAACCTTTGGATTTCACCATTTGCCCCAAGCAACTTATGATTATTGATGGTTTTGAGTGAGGATACTTTTCACTTTACTAAAAGAAATTGATAATTGATTTTAATGCTACTAGGTAAGAaatagaatttttaaattttattgatgcATAGCTTTCTAGTTTTCTTGATTCTTTTTGTTTGTGTATCAAAATAATACATGAGAATGATTTACTTTTTCTTAGGCCATATGTAAGGCTATAATAAACGAACCAAACTGTTCGTGAGCTATTCGAGACTCGGCTCAATTCAGCTCGCTTTAAAAATAAGCCGAGCTTAAGCTTAGTTTTTAGGCTTGTTTAATAAGTGAGCCGAGCTCAAGCTTAGTATTCGGTTTGTTAAGGCTCGCGAACCAGCTCATTACAGGCTCGCGAGCTGACTTGTGAGTAGGCTCGTTAAATAGGCTTGTGAACAGACTCGtttgtaaaaataattatattagttattgtatttcattgtattataattattttatttagtaACGTTCTAAAAATACTATCTtgtttaaaattatgatataatcaatatataaaatgtatttattaaatatatttatttgtaatttaaatttaatttttatgaaaattaagttattttttatatgaGAGTTAATTTACGTGGTTTAAAATTCATAACTATAAACCTAAAATTTATTCTGGTCATTAAGTCATGTTACTCGAGACTTAGTTTGATAAAAAGTTCTGTTTGACTTGGCTCATTTATAACTCGTTTTCTAAATGAGCCAAGTTTGAGCTTATAGATATTCGGCTCGAGTTTGACACGAGGTCAGCTCGAGTTCGAAAAGATTTTGATGGACCAAGTTTGAACTCTTTAAAGTTCGGCTCGGTTCATTTACACTCCTGGCCACATAAGGGCTTGCATCTAGAAGGTTTTTACTAAACATTCTTTATTTTTATTGCCTCTACATTTATGGAATTTGGTTCATAAGCAACTATGGAATCTAAAAAGAATATAACTTCACAAGTGTTGaacagtctttttttttttttttaaaaatcatccttTCATTATTGTCATACTTAGGTATCAGTTAATTAAGGTTAGAGAATCTAACCCCATTAACATATTCACCAGTGTGTGTGATCTTGAGCAAGGTCTTATTTATTATATTGTATTTTGCTTTAAGCAATCTATTTCTAGTTCCTTGAATGTTAATTAAGAGACATGGATGGCAAAATTAAGCCACTTGAACCTCTAGGTGATTAACATAACCTAATTGTTGGGTGTCCCACATCAGTAACAAATAAGAAAAAGCAAGAAAATATATAGCAAGGGGAAGCAAGCCAAATTGACTTAAGTCATTTTGGTAGAGGCAACCCCAATCTCAATGCATGGACCTTTGCTACTTGTCATCCACACTCTCCGTTAGAGattttacatggtatcagagtagGTAATAGTTTAGGACATGAAAAATAGGTAATAGTTTaggacatgaaaagcatgttggGTAGTATTGTAGTGAGCCAGGCTGAAGTGGATCAATGGACTAGTAAAAAGAACTAGACCTGTAGGGCTGAGCCAAAAAGAAGAGGCCAGAATCTAGTAGATGGGCCACCGCGTGTAGTGCAAGTAAGGGTGTGCAATCTATTGGTTCGGTTTTGAATCGAATGAAGCCGAACTAACCGGAAAACCACATTATAAAATTATGagaatcaaattgaatcaaatcgaaccgaTATATAGagaaaatcaaatcaaaccgaacaaaaattttcatttcaatttagttTGGCCCATTGGTTTTGCTACTCTCCCTTAGGTTACAGTTTCATAGGTCACCAGCATTGTAATTTCACATCAATTCCATCA
Proteins encoded:
- the LOC110651364 gene encoding uncharacterized protein LOC110651364; the protein is MGCLVSTPKDSGGNRRRPGSIGEVFVYIPGFRIPKAVDVSVSLGDHLSTNLVERLSALRTRIVVMAGQEAPTVTRTKRKSATQHGGSTLADLHQALEDYLPVLLGLVKDGSHLQHKLQFVWINQEDDTEETAMSNAWYEVLSVLHLMAMLLLSQANLLLLPRISADGYQPKVSAESRRASIDIFLKAAGYLDCAVHHVLPQFPAALRRDLPVDLVEGVLRALSLQALGQVVDIQLGMAIDSAKATLAVKRRLACEMVKYWQQAQDNIMNLPLANGWGEKHRLFVKWKYVEAKAAAYYYHGLILDEGNTEKSHGMAVAALQAADEYFKESRRACEAFNAASPLSRNPPLWGTVKYLSEKIPKDTSSKVRINRDLYSHEKIMETAPTLPDFALSLKPDEYQLPSMDSSWNEENVNGG